A window from Candidatus Nitrospira neomarina encodes these proteins:
- the moaA gene encoding GTP 3',8-cyclase MoaA, which produces MGGGTPIMDGEGAVTLPHAVKDVWGRPLRSLRVSVTDRCNLRCQYCMPEENYVWLPRENLLTFEEIAFLTNVFSDRGIDRVRITGGEPLLRNNVAELIKMLRQNSRIHDIAMTTNGVLLNEQAQALFDAGLHRVTVSLDTLKPERFKALTRRDTLDRVLEGIASVERVGFTGLKLDTVAMKGYNEDEVIPLIEYGKRVNGEVRFIEYMDVGGANDWSAEKVLSRKEILKMVGEYYGSVEPVEEVSSAPAQRFRLSDGTIFGIISSTTVPFCSTCDRSRLTADGMWYLCLYAKTGLDLRKLLRMERSRTEILSIIQSVWETRKDRGAEERKELEQVSGRGRYIDIERLRQDPHLEMHARGG; this is translated from the coding sequence ATGGGTGGAGGAACACCCATAATGGATGGGGAGGGGGCCGTGACTCTGCCGCATGCGGTCAAAGATGTCTGGGGACGTCCCTTACGATCCTTGCGGGTGTCCGTGACCGATCGATGCAATTTACGGTGTCAGTACTGTATGCCTGAGGAAAATTATGTGTGGCTTCCTCGGGAAAATCTGTTGACGTTTGAAGAAATCGCCTTCCTGACGAATGTATTTTCCGATCGGGGAATTGATCGCGTGCGTATTACCGGAGGCGAGCCTCTATTACGCAATAACGTGGCTGAACTCATCAAAATGCTTCGTCAAAACTCTCGCATTCATGATATTGCAATGACCACCAATGGGGTGTTGTTGAATGAACAGGCGCAGGCCCTTTTTGATGCCGGACTCCATCGGGTCACGGTGAGTCTGGATACGTTGAAGCCCGAGCGGTTTAAAGCGCTGACTCGACGCGATACGTTGGACAGAGTGTTGGAAGGCATTGCTTCAGTGGAGCGGGTCGGGTTCACAGGGTTGAAGCTGGATACGGTCGCCATGAAGGGATACAACGAGGATGAAGTCATTCCCTTGATTGAATACGGCAAGCGGGTCAACGGAGAAGTGCGTTTTATCGAATATATGGATGTAGGCGGAGCCAATGACTGGTCAGCGGAAAAGGTTCTTTCCCGGAAAGAGATCTTGAAGATGGTCGGTGAGTATTATGGTTCGGTCGAGCCGGTGGAAGAGGTCAGTTCGGCTCCTGCGCAGCGATTCCGGTTATCAGATGGAACTATATTTGGTATTATTTCTTCCACTACTGTGCCTTTCTGTTCGACATGTGACCGGAGTCGGTTGACGGCTGACGGGATGTGGTATTTGTGCTTGTATGCCAAAACCGGCCTTGACCTTCGCAAGCTCCTTCGCATGGAACGATCACGAACAGAAATTCTCTCCATCATCCAGTCTGTCTGGGAAACCCGAAAGGATCGGGGGGCAGAAGAACGCAAAGAGCTTGAACAGGTCAGTGGCCGTGGCCGGTACATTGACATTGAGCGATTGCGCCAAGATCCGCATTTGGAAATGCATGCAAGGGGAGGCTGA
- a CDS encoding DsrE family protein translates to MESTTNLANPTLANKKLGLLLSTSPEHPNAETVYHLSKTALANKVDTYLYFIDEGVKNLEDPRFSELAKNGLKLFVCAYGCQQHHISTDGYGKEVTFCGLVILSNIIDGCDRFLAFN, encoded by the coding sequence ATGGAATCCACCACCAATTTAGCCAATCCTACTCTCGCCAACAAAAAATTAGGCCTGCTGCTCTCAACCTCACCCGAACATCCCAATGCAGAAACAGTCTACCACCTCTCCAAAACCGCGTTAGCGAATAAGGTGGATACCTATTTGTATTTTATTGATGAGGGAGTCAAAAACCTAGAAGACCCGAGATTTTCGGAGTTGGCGAAGAACGGACTGAAACTATTTGTGTGCGCCTATGGATGCCAGCAACACCACATCTCCACCGACGGGTATGGCAAAGAAGTGACCTTTTGCGGCTTGGTAATTCTCTCAAACATCATCGACGGGTGCGACCGTTTCCTGGCGTTTAATTAA
- the moaC gene encoding cyclic pyranopterin monophosphate synthase MoaC has translation MANLTHFNESGRARMVDVTDKPPTERVAVAEGKVFVLPETLEKIHAGRIAKGDVLAVAQVAGVMGAKRTPDLIPMCHPLLLTGVDVDFKEDPQPNSDGRCVITIVATVKTTGNTGVEMEAMTAVSVAALTIYDMCKAVDKGMEFGEIALVSKSGGKSGTYVRVQKGR, from the coding sequence ATGGCAAATCTAACGCATTTTAATGAGTCCGGACGGGCTCGAATGGTAGATGTGACGGACAAGCCTCCGACCGAGCGTGTAGCGGTGGCAGAGGGAAAAGTGTTTGTCTTGCCGGAAACCCTTGAAAAAATTCATGCAGGTCGGATTGCGAAGGGTGATGTGCTGGCCGTGGCTCAAGTGGCCGGCGTGATGGGGGCCAAACGGACTCCGGATCTGATCCCCATGTGTCATCCTCTACTTCTCACAGGAGTGGATGTTGACTTCAAAGAAGACCCCCAGCCTAATTCCGATGGACGGTGTGTCATTACGATTGTTGCAACGGTGAAAACCACCGGAAATACCGGAGTAGAAATGGAGGCCATGACAGCTGTTTCTGTGGCTGCTCTGACGATTTATGATATGTGTAAGGCGGTAGATAAAGGCATGGAGTTTGGAGAGATAGCCCTGGTTTCAAAATCCGGAGGAAAGTCAGGAACGTATGTCCGTGTGCAAAAGGGCAGGTAG
- a CDS encoding molybdenum cofactor biosynthesis protein MoaE produces the protein MAVELEESMLVRVQMENFSIDEELQRVRSRSRRIGGIAMFLGTARDRSKGRDVSSMSFDHYEGMAQKKLKEIREQALRDFAIIEALVLHRYGPIEIGENIVLIIVGAEHRADAFKACQWCIDELKKITPIWKMETTPEGEVWVEEHP, from the coding sequence ATGGCTGTTGAATTAGAAGAAAGTATGCTGGTTCGGGTGCAAATGGAAAATTTCTCAATTGATGAAGAATTGCAACGAGTGAGATCTCGGTCCCGTCGAATCGGGGGTATTGCCATGTTTTTGGGGACGGCTCGTGATCGCTCCAAGGGTCGAGACGTGAGTTCCATGAGTTTTGATCACTACGAAGGGATGGCCCAGAAAAAACTTAAAGAAATCCGAGAACAGGCACTTCGTGATTTTGCCATTATTGAGGCATTGGTCCTCCATCGCTATGGTCCCATTGAAATTGGTGAGAATATTGTGCTGATCATTGTTGGGGCTGAACATCGTGCCGATGCGTTTAAGGCTTGCCAATGGTGTATTGATGAACTCAAAAAAATTACTCCAATCTGGAAAATGGAAACGACGCCGGAAGGCGAAGTATGGGTGGAGGAACACCCATAA
- the accD gene encoding acetyl-CoA carboxylase, carboxyltransferase subunit beta, with protein MGWFKRNKSTDPEGTSIKIVEGMWIKCAVCRAIIFKREIERNLKVCPKCQYHFPLSVGERLELIVDPGSFEEWDKDLVPGDPLQFVDTLPYRKRIHKAQEKTGKKEAILTGRCQIGRKPVALGIFDFSFMGGSMGSVVGEKICRAIDHALTAHMPFLLVTTSGGARMQEGTLSLMQMAKTASALAKLQEARMPFVVLLTDPTFGGVTASVAMLGDIILAEPKALIGFAGPRVIEQTIKEHLPEGFQRAEFLLEHGMVDHIVERKTLKPTLETLLSHCVTELSSSSA; from the coding sequence ATGGGATGGTTTAAACGGAATAAAAGCACGGATCCCGAAGGTACGTCCATTAAAATCGTGGAAGGGATGTGGATTAAATGCGCTGTGTGTCGCGCCATTATTTTTAAGCGCGAGATTGAGCGAAATTTAAAAGTCTGCCCGAAATGCCAATACCATTTTCCGCTATCGGTTGGTGAGCGATTGGAACTGATTGTTGATCCTGGTTCATTCGAGGAATGGGATAAAGATTTAGTTCCAGGAGATCCCCTACAATTTGTGGACACTTTGCCGTACCGCAAGCGCATTCACAAGGCCCAAGAAAAAACGGGAAAAAAGGAAGCAATTTTGACCGGGCGATGCCAAATTGGCAGGAAGCCCGTGGCGCTTGGAATTTTTGATTTTTCATTTATGGGTGGGAGCATGGGATCGGTGGTCGGCGAGAAAATTTGTCGGGCAATCGACCACGCGCTAACGGCGCATATGCCATTTTTGTTGGTCACGACTTCCGGTGGCGCACGCATGCAAGAGGGGACTTTGTCACTCATGCAAATGGCCAAAACCGCGTCAGCTTTGGCGAAATTGCAAGAGGCTCGAATGCCCTTTGTTGTCCTGTTAACGGATCCGACCTTTGGGGGGGTCACTGCCAGTGTCGCAATGTTGGGTGATATCATTCTCGCGGAACCGAAGGCGCTGATTGGGTTTGCCGGCCCACGGGTCATAGAGCAAACGATCAAAGAACATTTGCCTGAAGGCTTTCAGCGTGCTGAGTTTTTGTTGGAACATGGCATGGTTGATCATATCGTGGAACGAAAAACTCTCAAGCCAACCCTGGAAACGTTGCTTTCGCATTGTGTCACAGAACTCTCTTCCTCTTCGGCGTAA
- a CDS encoding MoaD/ThiS family protein, with protein MKIKLFGMLKTMIPGGKDLEVAFSEGEQVKDLVYTIQREYPQVGELLEKKKVLVSVNQEIAHWDTVLDTADEVALLPPFAGGSGEL; from the coding sequence GTGAAGATTAAATTATTCGGGATGTTAAAGACCATGATTCCTGGAGGTAAGGATTTGGAAGTGGCCTTTTCCGAAGGTGAACAGGTCAAGGATCTGGTTTATACCATACAGAGGGAGTATCCTCAGGTTGGTGAATTGCTCGAAAAGAAAAAAGTGCTGGTGTCGGTGAACCAAGAAATTGCTCATTGGGACACGGTGCTGGACACGGCTGATGAGGTCGCATTATTGCCTCCCTTTGCGGGAGGATCAGGCGAATTATGA